One Rosa chinensis cultivar Old Blush chromosome 3, RchiOBHm-V2, whole genome shotgun sequence DNA window includes the following coding sequences:
- the LOC112191531 gene encoding uncharacterized protein LOC112191531 — translation MEDPSVEKIAISGPALASMIQRFSTSRGAVDGLIFGHVSLIAPTLSDDDSSSSSSSSTLIATVTSFFCSNSSLSFYTPSGRVDPLLLRRLAQPQPPSSHLLGWFSGRRRTHLRPSLREFAVSNSLISNPNLTFPIQNSPVPIAVDLKPCLFFLFASPISDQTIHTHEYRAYQFRSSAHSFDPKSIDIVNIGPAFRGHYGAFSPNSQLPALPCELRVSPMNVDKGEESLGQLKKGLKAQSELDMCAEGLEVSSLSRLMGSEAVNYTSGVEELYEKMLVKIESLARQVENSSAKIREQEDHNRKLRHKATRTAGL, via the exons ATGGAAGATCCTTCCGTAGAGAAAATCGCAATCTCCGGCCCGGCCCTGGCCTCCATGATCCAACGCTTCTCCACCTCCCGCGGCGCCGTCGACGGCTTAATCTTCGGCCACGTCAGCCTCATCGCCCCCACTCTCTCCGACGAcgattcctcctcctcctcctcctcctctacccTCATCGCCACCGTCACCTCCTTCTTCTGCTCCAATTCCTCCCTCTCCTTCTACACCCCCTCGGGTCGGGTCGACCCgctcctcctccgccgcctcGCCCAGCCCCAACCCCCCTCCTCCCACCTCCTCGGCTGGTTCTCCGGCCGCCGCAGAACCCACCTCCGGCCCTCCTTACGCGAATTCGCCGTCTCCAACTCTCTAATCTCCAACCCTAACCTCACCTTCCCAATCCAAAACTCTCCGGTGCCGATCGCCGTCGATCTCAAACCctgcctcttcttcctcttcgctTCCCCGATCTCCGATCAGACAATCCACACGCACGAGTACCGCGCCTACCAGTTCCGCAGCTCCGCCCACTCCTTCGACCCCAAATCGATCGACATTGTCAACATCGGCCCGGCGTTTCGCGGCCACTACGGCGCCTTCAGCCCCAACTCGCAGCTTCCGGCCTTGCCCTGCGAATTGAGGGTTTCGCCGATGAATGTGGACAAGGGAGAAGAGAGTTTAGGGCAGTTGAAGAAGGGCTTGAAGGCCCAGAGTGAGCTGGACATGTGCGCCGAGGGGTTAGAGGTGAGTAGCCTGAGTAGGCTGATGGGTTCGGAGGCTGTGAATTACACTTCCGGAGTGGAGGAGTTGTATGAGAAGATGCTTGTGAAGATTGAGAGCTTGGCCAGGCAAGTTGAGAACAGCTCTGCCAAGATTCGAGAGCAG GAAGATCACAATAGGAAGTTGCGACACAAAGCTACTAGGACTGCTGGATTGTAA